From one Salvelinus sp. IW2-2015 linkage group LG11, ASM291031v2, whole genome shotgun sequence genomic stretch:
- the LOC111969671 gene encoding cytochrome c1, heme protein, mitochondrial, with protein sequence MAALRVVVLSGTGRALLCTPKTIKAPRVNMSFASLPRSKKVALTAFGVLTTSGAGLALMLQQSVKASDLELHPPNYPWTHNGMLSALDHSSIRRGYQVYKQVCSACHSMEYLAFRNLVGVSHTEAEVKVLAEEIEVVDGPDESGEMFTRPGKLSDYFPKPYPNPEAARAANGGALPPDLSYIVSARHGGEDYVFSLLTGYCEPPAGVEVREGLYYNPYFPGQAIGMAPPIYNEVLEFEDGTPATMSQVAKDVCTFLRWAAEPEHDQRKRMGLKLLMGSAILVPLVYYMKRHRWSVLKSRKIAYRPPK encoded by the exons ATGGCGGCGCTACGAGTGGTCGTGCTATCGGGGACTGGAAGAGCCCTACTATGCACGCCGAAAACGATCAAGGCCCCTCGG GTCAACATGTCGTTTGCCAGTCTACCCAGGTCAAAGAAGGTGGCCCTGACAGCGTTTGGTGTGTTGACAACCAGTGGGGCCGGGCTTGCTCTGATGCTACAGCAGTCTGTTAAGGCCTCAGACCTGGAGCTCCACCCCCCCAACTACCCCTGGACCCACAACGGCATGTTGTCAGCCCTTGACCACAGCAG CATCCGTCGTGGATATCAGGTGTACAAGCAAGTGTGTTCAGCGTGTCACAGCATGGAGTACCTGGCCTTCCGTAACTTGGTTGGAGTGTCACACACAGAGGCTGAAGTTAAGGTTTTGGCTGAGGAG ATTGAGGTGGTGGATGGCCCTGATGAGTCGGGAGAGATGTTTACCCGTCCAGGAAAGCTCTCCGACTACTTCCCCAAGCCATACCCCAACCCAGAGGCTGCCCGTGCGGCCAACGGCGGAGCCTTGCCACCAGATCTCAGCTACATCGTCAGTGCCAG ACATGGAGGTGAAGACTATGTGTTCTCCCTGCTGACGGGTTACTGTGAGCCCCCTGCTGGAGTGGAGGTGAGAGAGGGCCTCTACTACAACCCCTACTTCCCAGGCCAGGCCATCGGCATGGCTCCCCCTATCTACAATGAGGTCCTGGAATTCGAGGACG GAACCCCAGCCACCATGAGCCAGGTGGCCAAGGACGTGTGCACCTTCCTCCGGTGGGCAGCCGAGCCTGAGCACGACCAGCGCAAACGCATGGGCCTGAAG CTGCTCATGGGTTCTGCCATCTTGGTCCCTCTGGTCTATTACATGAAGAGGCACAGGTGGTCTGTGCTGAAGAGCAGGAAGATTGCTTACAGGCCCCCCAAGTAA